The genomic segment TTCCACAAAAATCAACTGACCTTCAATTTCAATTTGCATGAAAGCCATCACAGatcaaaagagagagagagagttagtagtagtagtagtagtagtaggtacaAGTGTAATAATGGAAAACGTTGTGTTTgtgtgattatgtgtttagtgATTCTATTAGCCATCTTCCTTGGAATATACCGTTTTATTACTCAGAGTAGTTCAATCTCAGGGGCCTCCCACCAAACAACGACGTCAGGCACTGTTTTTATAAACAGAACAGCTCCCGCTGGAATAATAGACAATAATGACTTTATCTGTGCCACTCTTGACTGGTGGCCTCCTCAGAAATGCGACTATGGATCTTGTAGCTGGGGAACTGCTTCTCTTCTTAATCTagtaataatatttaattttactaTATATTCTTTCAATTTAATATAGCTTCATATTgggcctctctctctctctatatatatatatacacacatatatatgtatatattagcAACTGGTTTTGATCTTCTTTGACTTTTTAGTTTGTTAAATTGGCTAGGTATTAATATATGACTATAAGATATGATCAGAGGCTAATTAAGGAGAAAAACCTGTGTATTATTTGAAGCTGAATATGGAGAGATTTCATGAGGGCATAAATTTGGGTCTTtcagttatgttttttttttcttctcttttatcTCAATCCGACTGCAACGGCTGACTTAGTTTTTGAACAGAGGAAATGTATGTGGAACTATCTATTCACTCCACTAGTGCTACTAGTCTACTACGTGGGTGCTGCCAAAACGATGACGTTTATAGTTTCTTATCCTCGGTCTCATAactttcattattgtattttatttttattttttttcttattttcaatGGTTTGAAAGGTTTTATCTGTCAAATAAAGAAACAGATCGAAAAGCTATTGATTGGATTACGAAAGGGTTGTTCTTGGATTTAGTGATTGGATGACGCTTTCAAATGCAAAGAACTCCCTAACTTATATATTTGACTTCTCAACTCATGAGTCATGACCATACAAACTATATCTTGTTTTTCTAATGTTTACCTTCATAATTGCATCTTCTTTTCCTTTGTGATAGGACCTCACCAATCCCATTCTTCTAAATGCTATACAAGGTAACAAAggggatttatatatatatatatatatatatatatacatatcagcCATCCcagtaattttgaattttttaaaaataatttacactatcaaaatcatgatttAAATAGTCAATTGTACacatatttgtttttttataagcatacaattaattattttaaactctATATTTTTTTATACCTTAAATTATTAAGTATGTTCATAAATTAGTTGATGCCTACTATAGTTATAAAGTACATTATCATATAAAAAAAGTTGGATTATAATTTTTTCATATGCCAAAAACACAAATGTTcctatcataaatatatataagagAATTATCTAATAGGGGTtttactttaagccctatcgaTGAGACTCTTTAGTGTTCTCGActtgtgaacagtttttggcgcgagtttttttttatgattgtgtatattgtagttgtttagagcatcctacaaattttcaaaaaatttcgaataatttacagtaccaaaaactaggttcaaacatgttgctttccacgcgcataaaaaaattagtcacgcatgcaacatatttgaacctagttttcggtactgtaaactattcagaattttttaaaaatcgcgccgatgctctaaatagctacaatatacacgatcataaaaaaaatcgcgccaaaaactgttcaaaggtcgagaacactgagagtcctaccagtagggcttaaagtaaagTCTATAagagaattatcatatatatatatatatatatatatatactcatacaAACCGATAATATCATCTTAAAAACCCAATTGAAAACTAACAAGTATTGTTGGTTGTATATATTGCAGCATTTTCACCCCTGAAGATTAGGCTAGGGGGCACTTTACAAGACAAAGTCATATACGAGAGTGAAAGAACTCAACAATCTTGTGCCCACTTTGTCAAAAATGACTCAGAATTATTTAGCTTCTCTCATGGTTGCTTACCTATATCTCGGTGGGACCAACTAAACCTTTTCTTCAAACAAACCgggtaataattaaatattagatatatgagatcttttagttttattattaaaaCAAAATTATCACAGCATTAAATTTAAAATGCAGGGATGTTATTATTTTTGGTCTAAATGCGCTAAGTGGCAAGATAATAGATTCACATGGCTTAGCAACTGGAGCTTGGGATTCCACTAATGCTGAATCCTTCATACGGTATACAGTGAACAAAGGGTACCAAATTCATGGTTGGGAACTTGGTAAGAAAAATCAACACATCGAAATCTGATATAAGAAAGTGATGCTTGTCTAAACTAATTAAAGCTTGTTTCGTATCAGGAAATGAACTGAGTGGTAACGGAATTGGTGCAAGAATCACAGCAGATCAATATGCATCAGACATTAACCATCTTCAAAACATAGTTCAAAATATTTATGGAGGTTCTAAAGTAAAGCCTTTGGTTCTTGCACCAGGAGGGTTCTTTGATCCCAATTGGTTCAAAACGTTCATAAACAAAGCTTCTAAATCTCTTCAAGTAGTCACTCACCACATTTATAACCTTGGTCCAGGTAAGTAGTTGCCTACAATGAACATTGTATCAAGTGCTAATTCTAGTTTTCAGTTCAAGTATGAAGCATCTATGGAGCAAGTTAAATGAAATTATGATGAGGAAATATAATTCTTTGTTCTTTGTTCTTTGTCCTACTTTTTAGGCAGTGATGAACATCTTATTGACAAGATCCTAAATCCATCTGTTCTCAGCGGCGAGTCAAAGACTTTGAGTAGCCTTCAAAGCATTCTTAAGCATTCAACGACTTCAGCAGTTGCTTGGGTTGGGGAATCAGGAGGAGCTTACAACAGCGGCCGCAATCTCGTTACCAATGCTTTTGTTTTCAGTTTCTGGTAAAGTTGATAGGAGATTATTGCAGCTTTTTGTTTTATGCTCTGTTCTTCACAATCTTAACTTCATTTGATAAATGAAAACCTGGTTCTGTAACCAATCAAACAGGTACTTGGACCAGCTTGGTATGGCAGCATCTTATGATACCAAAACATACTGCAGACAAACATTAGTTGGTGGAAACTATGGTCTTCTCAATACTAATACGTTTGTCCCAAATCCAGATTATTACAGGTCAGGGCTCTAGTACCAATTCCATCTCTCCAGAGCCAAAATAAACATATAAGGTGTGAAAGAAAATAGGTATAAATAAAGCCTTATATTTTAGGTGTAACTTATAGTAAAAACGTTTGTACATTTAGCTAATATTCAATTTTGAGCTACAGTGCTCTTCTTTGGCACCGATTGATGGGAAACAATGTCCTGTCCACAAGCTTTTCTGGGCAAGCCAAGTTGCGCGCTTATGCTCACTGTTCTAAGAAAAGAGTAAGCAAAGTCTACATTCACTTGTTCACATTCATGCTCTTagagaaaaaatataagaaattCAATCAATTTCATTTGATGTTTCAGCAAGGAATAACATTGCTCTTAATCAATCTAGAGAATAGTACTACGGTTCAAGTCCTTGTTTCAACTATAGCTTCAAGCTCCAATACTTCGAACTCCCAACAAAAATATCAAAACCCAAGAACAAATTTTACAACAACGTCTCACATTGAAAGAGAAGAGTACCATTTAATGGCTGCAAATGGAGATTTACATAGCCAAACAATACTTCTAAATGGAAAAGTACTAATGGTAGATTCATCTGGAGTAATCCCAACCCTGGAACCAGTATTTAAAAGGGTATCATATCCAATCACTGTGGCTCCTTACTCTGTTGTATTTGTTGTCATTCCCAACATCAATGTTTCAGCCTGCTAGTCTTAATATTTGTCGCGTATATGAAACTTCTTTTTGTGCGCAGCTctaatattttaaaatcatagagcaaaatatatatatattatacattttGTTTTGTCTCTATAGGATATAGGATAAATTATAACGAAAATGGCACCATTACAAACGCACCAAATTAAAAACGACAGCAGTACTTCAAAACGACACAATTATTTTGGAACCCTCCAACAAAACAACAGCAAAATTGAAAAACGACATCTTCCGACAAATTATTTGTGAAAGACAGTTGTAagcaaaactaaaaaaaatacaacCAACAAAATCATAGAAAACTAAGGGACCTTTATTAGTCATACATTTTGATCATTTTCAATGAAGTTTTTATTGctacaaaaaaagaagaaaaaaactaatgaaaaatgaaattattctagctaaaaaaaaattagaaattctAAACACAAAAATCTAACCCAACATTAGTTTCCGAATTTTGAGTTCACTAAAAGTAACTGACACTAATTTCCTTGGTCCGAACAAGCAGCAGCATGTGCACCTCTAGTTGCATGAACACCATTTTCAGTAGGTGGAACAACACCCCATCTGCCTTCTGACTCCAGTGGTTCTAACACAATAACTCCACCATCAGATAACCCTACAGCGAACTGGTTCATCTCTAGTGGATGTGCCACCAGTACTCTTGGACGAATACTGCATTTGGAAAAAGACGTACTTAAAATTTTGTTTGAAAATTATTTCCAAGAGTAAATAAAGAATGATAGAATAGCTATCTTACGTGACATTGGCCGGAAGATATGCCGTGGGGTTGATCTGGCATTGTAGTTGAAGAGTTGAAGCGGTGAATATGCGGATTGCTCCATTGAGAAAGCAGGTGAGCACTAACTGGTTATCGCATGAGAATGTTCCATGAGAAATTGGAGATGAAGACTCCCCTGCCACCCACTAGAACAGAAAACAAGATCAACATTGTAAAAAAGTTTAACATATGAAATAGTAAGCAAGTGTTCCATCAGGTTTTGTAGCATATTTTAAGTTTCGATTGTTAAACCATTGAAGTTGGAGCCATGTCATGATATAACACATTTGGAATTTTTAGATTCATGACTGTTTTTGGAGCAATGTTGAATTTAGTTTGATTGATCTCTACCTGCTGTATGCATTCAAGTTTCGAGGCTTCGTATATACATAGCTGTGTCTCATGTACGACAAGGAAGTGTTTCTGGTCCTGATGAAACTGCACTTGTGTGTCTGACATTGCTGTCAACGTCCTTCCAGCTGGAGTCTGCAAGAAAGTGCTATTTTGTCTTTCCCAACTATCAGTGTTCCATGAGATAATCTGAGAAAATGGAATACTAAAATCTGTCACTTCCTCAAGATAATTAGTAGATATATTAAGTTAACCATACTTCAGTGTAAAATGTATCATGTTTTTTCTGTGCTAGTTAAGATTTTGAAAATTGAACAAGGAAACTTGGAAAAGTTCAACAATGTAGAAAGATTGAACGTGTGCTTTTCAAACTATACATCTTATAGGGAATGGAGTGTGAACCTGAGAATCTGCTCCTGAAGAAATGAGTGTGTTCAGATCAATGGAAAAAGCAAGACCAGTAACTTTTTTGGAATGACCCCTAAGCTTTTTCCCGACCTATTAACCCAATGAAGAAAATCAGTATCTTTTTATTGAACAAGATCAGAGCAAGACAATTGTCTATGATACAATAACTGCTTACATTATCTGTTTGGACATTGTAAATTTCAATAGTAGAATCATCCGAGCCAACAGCAATTATGTTATTATCTTGGGGGTGGAAAACAAGATAAGTAGCCACTGGCGGCGGACACATGAAACTTGTTATTTTCTGAGATAAAACCACAACTTTAATCAATCATTTATTATAATAGAAGGGAGTTGGACATTAGAGATAGTAACAATCTGTTGAGAGCTAGTTCTTTGGAGATGAAGAAAACTAACTCATGTCTGTGGTTCCAACCAGCATATATATAAGAGAAATGTAACTTAATCTAGAAAAAGTTCTCTTCAATCCCAATCAAATATTACCTTAAACGACACCATATTGAACAAAGTTATCTTCCCACCAGAAGCTGATATGACATAAGAATCATTCTTGGAAAGAGCCAAGCACGATTCCGTCTCTTCAGGTTTAACATTAGTCAAGTCATTGGTCATTAGTGTGCCTGATGTTGGTTGCATCAAGTGAGGAGGAAGCTTGGTTGTTGCCTGTACCAGAAAAAATGTCACCGCTATTTGGACTTGTTAGAGAAGGCAACAAAAGAAAAACTAGGACATAAAGCGACCAATTCGAACTCAACTGGAACTGGAAGACATAGTTTAAGGTGAAACAAGTAACATCATACCTTGCCACTTAAGTTCTGGTCATTTCGATTCCACCTCCACAACAAATGAATGGCAGTTGATGCTAATGCCAAGAGGACAGAACCTGAGTTTGTGTAAATCAACCTTGAGATCTGCAACAATTACAAGAGAGGAATGagaatcttttttttctttttcttttttttcagcTGGCAAGCAGTATTGCAGTAAAGGCTGATATCTTCTCTATTGTTGGTAAGTCAAAATACATGGAACAATTACAATTAAGAACTTACATTGTCTATGTTAGCCATAGTTGGGAGTCTTAAGGACCGAAGCTCAGAATTTTCACTGATCTCAGTATGCTTCGACATTCTTGATGAATTGGCTTGTTCAATTAATCTTGTCTTCACATCCTCAATGCTTCTTGTGCCACAATTCTAGAAAGAACACCAACTtcattagagagagagagagagagaattatcCAATTAGTTTGAATATTTCTGCTTATAATCCAAGAGTTTGAATTTTATCTTCAGTTTATTTTTTCATCATTGTTAGGAGGATTAGTGTTATCTTTcaattttgttatattttttttattttttatcagcTTATATAATAGAAGCACTGGCAAGAGTTGGAAGTTGGAATTTGGAAACATGATGGTTCTCCACAGAAAGAACTATAGATTCTTTGCACTCAGAGCATGaatatattctaaaaaaaaacttaccatcATCATAGTTTCAGATGCAACTCTTGAGGCCAGTAGAGAATGACTTTCATATGTTCGCATCAAGTGAAGACCATCTACTGTTGCTAAGATCTTTATATTGTCCTTTGCAGAAACTGCTAATAGTGATCCCTCCTTGTTGAAGCGGATACGTGGACTCGCCTTAATAACAGAAGAGTTGATACAAtaaatatatcaataataataCCAGCTAAGAAAAGTTTCAAATATACAAATTTCATGAAAAGAAAAACTTACTGGTAAGTATCCCTCAGCATCAATAGTAGTCCACAAGTTGACACTATCCATATCCCACACTTTGATAGCAAAGTCATCTCCAACAGCCAAGAACCGGTTCTTGGTTGTGTCAAACTGAATAATACCTGAAGAAGGTTTACAAAACCCTTGGTAGGTTCTCTTTACAATACCTTCAACTTCATTCCATTCAACAACATAAGATTCCCCATATCTGCTTGTCCCGCATGAGAAAAGTCTACAAAAAATGTTTATGCAAGTAAACATCGAATTACCAATTTTTAAAACCATTAAAATGAACTAACATTTTAATAGATCAACCTCTTTCCGTCTGTACTATAAGCCATCGTTGTGCATGATCGACCAGGAGCATCATAATCAACTCTAGATCGCTCCTGGTCATATAACCATGCTTTTATTTTCCCATCCACTGATGTTGAAAAGACAAACTGAGGAATAAAAGTCAAGAGCAGTTCTTTAAATAAACTGATAGTAAATGAGCCAACTGAGCAAGACACAAGGGGAAAATCAAACCCAAAAACAACAATCTAATTAAGTCCTCCTTACATGAACACTCCCCTTGTTATGAGGACACACTGAATGAACAGGAGCAGCATGGCCTTCAAAGGTATACAGCTTTGCACCAGTAGCCACATTCCACACCTATATATAGGATCCATAAAACCTTTAAATAAAGCAATGTTTACCACAGCCAACGAAATAatctgtttttttctttcttttctaacCAACCTTAATGGTCTTGTCATCACCACAGGTTATAGCACATAGTTGCATGGATGGTTTACAGAATGCAAGATCATTTACACTGCCAACATGGGCATCAATCTGTAGATAATATAATAAACATTATTAGAAAGAGAGAATAAAACGTCCATACAATTGATAAGAGAAATATATTCAATGTTCTACCTCCAAGTGCTGTCGAATGTCATTTATACCACGATAATGATACAGCTGCATGATGTTTTTAGAAAATACAACTCCTGTCAAATGTAAAATTAATAAACTAGTTTAGTTTAACTGAAATATGAAATAATGACCAATACTCCAAATATATCTTCAAACTCACCAAATATACTACCATCGAGGGTCCATAAAACTCGCTTAATCATACCAGCCTGAAAGTCCATTAGAAATGGTGAGTGGTGACACAATCTGTGATGCAATAATCGTTGTATactaattgaaaaagaaaatatgcatttaatatcattgaACTGGCTCTAATGTCCTCTACCTGAATACTTCGTGACATAAACTTTTCCCTTGAGCTAACTTCCCACAAGCTTATATTTCCCACGATATTTCCAACTGAACAAAAAGAAACTTGTCAAAATAACAACTAAAATGACTGTAATTCAGAGGTTAAGCTCACAAAAATTTACCTAGAAGTAGTGTGTGTTGAGTGGGATGAAAGTCCATGGTGGTGGTAACAGATCCCTGATCTAGTAATCTTGCAACAGTTTTGGGGAAGTCATCAGTCGGATTAAACACTTCGTTGTTACTTTGACCTGGAATATTTCCTGGGAAAATAGTCTACAGAAAAGGCATAAGTACAATAATGCTTTGATCCAAAGACCAGATTGTTTAGTCCTTATCATGCTTTGAAACCTTACCGGTTCTGAAACTCCAGGGAACCTCATTTTTATTGCACCTTCAGAATCCCCAGGATCCTTTGCCATTGCAGCTATAGCAGAAATAAAAAAATCAGAATCCAAAAGACATTTTGCACTAGATTTTAACATCAGTAACATAAGATCTTTAACCAGTATTTTGACAGACAGGTTAGAAAGCAGTACGACAACCTGGTTTGCCTTGAGCACCAAAGCCAATACCCCCTCCTGAAACTCCTGGATGATTTACATTTGATTGAATAGACAACCATGTAGAAATTGGCGTTTGAACCAGTGCAGCTGGTGTAGTTGGTGAAAGGAAGGGCTGGTAGGAGAAGAAAAAATTTGACAAATAAGACAACTAGCTCAACTTATTGcacataa from the Humulus lupulus chromosome X, drHumLupu1.1, whole genome shotgun sequence genome contains:
- the LOC133804448 gene encoding heparanase-like protein 3, whose protein sequence is MCLVILLAIFLGIYRFITQSSSISGASHQTTTSGTVFINRTAPAGIIDNNDFICATLDWWPPQKCDYGSCSWGTASLLNLDLTNPILLNAIQAFSPLKIRLGGTLQDKVIYESERTQQSCAHFVKNDSELFSFSHGCLPISRWDQLNLFFKQTGDVIIFGLNALSGKIIDSHGLATGAWDSTNAESFIRYTVNKGYQIHGWELGNELSGNGIGARITADQYASDINHLQNIVQNIYGGSKVKPLVLAPGGFFDPNWFKTFINKASKSLQVVTHHIYNLGPGSDEHLIDKILNPSVLSGESKTLSSLQSILKHSTTSAVAWVGESGGAYNSGRNLVTNAFVFSFWYLDQLGMAASYDTKTYCRQTLVGGNYGLLNTNTFVPNPDYYSALLWHRLMGNNVLSTSFSGQAKLRAYAHCSKKRQGITLLLINLENSTTVQVLVSTIASSSNTSNSQQKYQNPRTNFTTTSHIEREEYHLMAANGDLHSQTILLNGKVLMVDSSGVIPTLEPVFKRVSYPITVAPYSVVFVVIPNINVSAC
- the LOC133803932 gene encoding topless-related protein 1-like gives rise to the protein MASSLSKELIYLILQFLDEEKFKEALHKLEQESGLYFNFKHFEELVMSGNWDEVEKYLSGFTKIDDNRYSMKIYFEIGKQKYLEALDVFDRNRAVEILVKDLKVFSNYNEDLFRQFTQLLTLENFRQNDQLSSYRDTKTARATLLVEVKKLIDTNPVFRDKMVFPDIKTSRLKMLINQSCRNSNDQLSQLNASNHLIGLAPRTDYFLSTAANGPFLSPTTPAALVQTPISTWLSIQSNVNHPGVSGGGIGFGAQGKPAAMAKDPGDSEGAIKMRFPGVSEPTIFPGNIPGQSNNEVFNPTDDFPKTVARLLDQGSVTTTMDFHPTQHTLLLVGNIVGNISLWEVSSREKFMSRSIQAGMIKRVLWTLDGSIFGVVFSKNIMQLYHYRGINDIRQHLEIDAHVGSVNDLAFCKPSMQLCAITCGDDKTIKVWNVATGAKLYTFEGHAAPVHSVCPHNKGSVHFVFSTSVDGKIKAWLYDQERSRVDYDAPGRSCTTMAYSTDGKRLFSCGTSRYGESYVVEWNEVEGIVKRTYQGFCKPSSGIIQFDTTKNRFLAVGDDFAIKVWDMDSVNLWTTIDAEGYLPASPRIRFNKEGSLLAVSAKDNIKILATVDGLHLMRTYESHSLLASRVASETMMMNCGTRSIEDVKTRLIEQANSSRMSKHTEISENSELRSLRLPTMANIDNISRLIYTNSGSVLLALASTAIHLLWRWNRNDQNLSGKATTKLPPHLMQPTSGTLMTNDLTNVKPEETESCLALSKNDSYVISASGGKITLFNMVSFKKITSFMCPPPVATYLVFHPQDNNIIAVGSDDSTIEIYNVQTDNVGKKLRGHSKKVTGLAFSIDLNTLISSGADSQIISWNTDSWERQNSTFLQTPAGRTLTAMSDTQVQFHQDQKHFLVVHETQLCIYEASKLECIQQWVAGESSSPISHGTFSCDNQLVLTCFLNGAIRIFTASTLQLQCQINPTAYLPANVTIRPRVLVAHPLEMNQFAVGLSDGGVIVLEPLESEGRWGVVPPTENGVHATRGAHAAACSDQGN